Proteins from a genomic interval of Caldicellulosiruptor diazotrophicus:
- a CDS encoding carbohydrate ABC transporter permease, with protein MKQNKTVASTIFDVFNHVFLGIWAIITVLPFLYVLAASFAPDSEIKTRTFFIIPHNPTLLTYKFIFASNYFLRSMFNSVIITVGGTLVNLFFTFTMAYALSKKHFIGRSIVLNGVIFTMLFGGGMIPTYLLVKSLGLLNSYWALWLPGAISPFNFFVVKNFFQEMPQDLEDAARIDGCTEAQVLWKIILPLSKPIIATFALFYGVGHWNSWFGALLYINDAEKWPVQLILRQIVMLSTTLASDLTQFDPNFQPPQESLKMAIIVVATLPIMLLYPWLQKYFIKGMFIGSLKE; from the coding sequence ATGAAACAAAATAAGACAGTAGCAAGTACTATTTTTGATGTTTTTAATCATGTATTTCTTGGAATATGGGCAATAATAACCGTTTTACCATTTTTATATGTGTTGGCTGCATCTTTTGCGCCAGATTCGGAAATAAAAACAAGGACCTTCTTTATAATTCCTCATAATCCTACTCTTCTCACCTATAAATTTATTTTTGCTTCAAACTATTTTCTTCGTAGTATGTTCAACAGTGTGATTATCACAGTAGGAGGTACCTTGGTAAATCTGTTTTTCACATTTACAATGGCATATGCTCTTTCAAAAAAGCATTTTATAGGCAGAAGCATTGTATTAAATGGCGTAATATTTACAATGCTTTTTGGTGGAGGAATGATTCCTACATATTTGTTGGTAAAAAGTCTGGGCCTCTTAAATTCTTATTGGGCACTGTGGTTGCCAGGAGCTATTAGCCCCTTTAACTTCTTCGTTGTAAAAAACTTTTTCCAGGAAATGCCACAAGATTTAGAAGATGCTGCTAGAATTGACGGTTGTACAGAAGCTCAAGTTTTGTGGAAGATAATACTTCCTCTTTCAAAACCTATTATTGCGACATTTGCTTTGTTCTATGGAGTAGGGCATTGGAATTCATGGTTTGGAGCACTTTTGTATATAAATGATGCTGAGAAGTGGCCTGTACAGCTAATTTTAAGGCAAATAGTAATGTTGTCAACCACACTTGCTTCTGATCTAACACAATTTGATCCCAATTTCCAACCCCCACAGGAGTCGCTGAAAATGGCAATAATTGTTGTGGCTACTTTGCCAATAATGCTTTTATATCCATGGCTTCAGAAGTACTTCATAAAAGGTATGTTTATTGGTTCATTGAAGGAGTGA